The following are from one region of the Thermococcus cleftensis genome:
- the pyrG gene encoding glutamine hydrolyzing CTP synthase has translation MAKFIFVTGGVVSGLGKGITSASLGMLMKARGFRTTNIKIDPYLNYDAGTMNPYQHGEVFVLDDGGEVDLDLGNYERFLNTSLSFDHNITTGKVYSAVIEKERKGEYLGATVQVIPHITNEIKERIRRIARDYDVVVVEIGGTVGDIESMPFLEAARQMQIEEGRENVAFVHVTYVPKLRVVGEQKTKPTQHSVKELRSLGIQPDAIVARSEEPLEESARRKISLFTNVPDEAVISAYDVEDTYEVPLMLEKEGLARYLTRRLGLPEREPELDEWRGLVEKYKALTDTVEIAVVGKYVKLADSYLSIKEALKHSSVANDVKVKIRWVEAEDVEKKGVKLLEGVDGIIVPGGFGARGTEGKMMAIRYARENDIPFLGICFGFQLTVVEFARNVLGLEGAHSTEIDPQTPYPVVDLMPEQRDLDRLGGTMRLGAYPVHIKPNTLARKLYGREIVYERHRHRWEVNPDYIEKFEKAGLVFSGIAGDDERRMEILELPDHGYFIATQFHPEFKSRPMRPAPVFNGLVEAAKRRKYGG, from the coding sequence ATGGCAAAGTTCATATTCGTCACCGGTGGTGTGGTGAGCGGTCTCGGGAAGGGCATAACCAGCGCCTCACTGGGAATGCTGATGAAGGCCAGGGGCTTCAGAACGACGAACATCAAAATCGACCCCTATCTAAACTACGACGCGGGAACGATGAACCCCTACCAGCACGGAGAGGTGTTTGTCCTCGACGACGGCGGCGAGGTGGACCTCGACCTCGGCAACTACGAGCGGTTCCTCAACACGAGCCTCAGCTTTGACCACAACATAACGACGGGCAAAGTTTACTCCGCCGTCATCGAGAAGGAGAGGAAGGGGGAATACCTCGGCGCCACCGTCCAGGTTATCCCCCACATAACCAACGAGATAAAAGAGCGCATAAGGAGAATAGCGAGGGACTACGATGTCGTGGTGGTGGAGATAGGAGGAACGGTGGGAGACATCGAGAGCATGCCCTTCCTCGAGGCGGCGAGGCAGATGCAGATCGAGGAGGGCAGGGAGAACGTCGCCTTCGTCCACGTCACCTACGTGCCGAAGCTCCGCGTTGTCGGCGAGCAGAAGACGAAGCCAACCCAGCACAGCGTCAAGGAGCTGCGCTCCCTCGGGATCCAGCCAGATGCCATAGTTGCCCGCTCGGAGGAACCGCTCGAGGAGAGCGCGAGGAGGAAGATAAGCCTCTTCACCAACGTCCCCGACGAGGCTGTAATCAGCGCCTACGACGTCGAGGACACCTACGAGGTTCCGCTGATGCTCGAGAAAGAGGGCCTCGCGAGGTACCTCACGAGAAGACTCGGCCTTCCGGAGAGAGAGCCGGAGCTCGATGAGTGGCGTGGGCTAGTCGAGAAGTACAAGGCCCTGACCGACACGGTGGAGATAGCCGTGGTCGGTAAGTACGTTAAACTGGCTGACTCCTACCTCAGCATAAAGGAAGCCCTGAAGCACTCGAGCGTGGCAAACGACGTCAAGGTGAAAATCAGGTGGGTTGAGGCGGAGGACGTCGAGAAGAAGGGGGTTAAACTCCTCGAGGGCGTGGACGGCATAATCGTGCCTGGTGGGTTCGGCGCGAGGGGAACCGAGGGCAAGATGATGGCAATACGCTACGCCAGGGAGAACGATATCCCGTTCCTGGGGATCTGCTTCGGCTTCCAGCTGACCGTTGTGGAGTTCGCCAGGAACGTCCTCGGCCTGGAAGGCGCCCACTCAACCGAGATAGACCCGCAGACACCTTACCCCGTCGTCGATTTGATGCCGGAGCAGAGGGACCTGGACAGGCTCGGCGGAACGATGAGGCTCGGGGCATATCCAGTCCACATCAAGCCCAATACTCTTGCCAGGAAGCTCTACGGCAGGGAGATAGTCTACGAGCGCCACCGCCACCGCTGGGAGGTCAATCCTGACTACATAGAGAAGTTTGAGAAGGCCGGCCTCGTCTTCAGCGGCATCGCCGGGGACGACGAGAGGAGAATGGAGATACTCGAGCTACCGGACCACGGCTACTTCATAGCCACCCAGTTCCACCCGGAGTTCAAGTCGAGGCCGATGAGGCCCGCCCCGGTCTTCAATGGACTCGTGGAAGCTGCGAAGAGGAGAAAGTACGGGGGCTAA
- a CDS encoding DUF555 domain-containing protein — translation MGDYVVVLEAPIIVRDVETSEDAINVAVSKVAKALNKEKLDFVRVEIGYSQCPVCGAHFESAFVIGSVGLVGMYLTIKVYNAQTIEHAERIAKAVIGKALKKVPLKVYEIRELTEEEEGDGLELEE, via the coding sequence ATGGGAGACTACGTTGTCGTTTTGGAAGCGCCGATAATCGTGAGGGACGTTGAGACGAGCGAGGACGCGATAAACGTCGCGGTGAGCAAGGTCGCCAAGGCACTCAATAAGGAGAAGCTCGACTTCGTGAGGGTTGAGATAGGCTACTCCCAGTGTCCCGTCTGCGGCGCCCACTTCGAGAGCGCCTTTGTCATAGGCTCTGTCGGCCTGGTCGGAATGTACCTTACTATCAAGGTCTACAACGCCCAGACCATCGAGCACGCCGAGAGGATAGCCAAGGCCGTCATCGGAAAGGCCCTCAAGAAGGTTCCCCTCAAGGTCTACGAGATTCGCGAGCTGACCGAGGAGGAAGAGGGGGACGGTCTGGAGCTGGAGGAGTGA
- a CDS encoding DUF357 domain-containing protein — protein MGREITEEKLQKYFRITEEALKVLEIAVHEKSLLRSVAEDFLTMARSYFNDARYYYEKGDYVTAFAALNYAHGFIDAGVRLGVFKGEDDRLFAFG, from the coding sequence GTGGGGCGGGAGATAACGGAGGAAAAGCTCCAGAAGTACTTTAGAATCACCGAAGAGGCCTTGAAGGTCCTTGAAATAGCCGTTCACGAGAAGAGTCTTCTGAGGAGCGTTGCGGAGGATTTTCTGACGATGGCGAGGAGCTATTTCAACGATGCCCGATACTACTACGAGAAAGGTGACTACGTTACCGCCTTCGCCGCTTTGAACTACGCTCACGGCTTCATAGACGCTGGTGTGAGGCTTGGAGTCTTCAAGGGAGAGGACGACAGGCTTTTTGCCTTCGGCTGA